Proteins encoded together in one Plutella xylostella chromosome 17, ilPluXylo3.1, whole genome shotgun sequence window:
- the LOC119691434 gene encoding leucine-rich repeat extensin-like protein 3: MVMIAVVPLFLAALIQGQCLGCPYASGYDYSALYSQQYAPAYYPAAPAPYPAPAPYLPAPAPYLPYAEPYGCNCCPPPPPPPIMIELPAPAPITVQPPPSPPLCISPPPLPPITVTPPCQPPMYVNVPPPPPITVQPPQQPPMYVTPPQLPPMYVDCPLPPPIVIELPAPPPIVIQPPPLPPICVQPPALPPMPVQPPPPAPITVQPPPQPPLCVQPPPPEPLCVQVPPPPPMYVQPPPPAPITVQPPSPPPFCMQPPPGPPMCYQPPPPPSICVQTAAPPAYPGGCGCGCGYQPSSLPVYL; the protein is encoded by the exons ATGGTGATGATCGCAGTGGTCCCGCTGTTCCTAGCGGCCCTGATTCAG GGTCAATGTCTGGGTTGTCCGTACGCGAGTGGGTATGACTACTCGGCGCTGTACAGCCAGCAGTATGCGCCCGCGTACtaccccgccgcccccgcgccctaCCCCGCCCCGGCACCCTAcctccccgcccccgcgccctaTCTGCCCTACGCTGAACCATACGGCTGCAATTGCTGCCCgcctccaccgccgccgcccatCATGATCGAGctccccgcccccgcgcccatCACCGTTCAGCCTCCGCCCTCCCCGCCCCTCTGCATCTCCCCGCCGCCCCTGCCCCCGATCACTGTGACCCCCCCGTGCCAGCCCCCAATGTACGTGAACgtgcccccgccgccccccaTCACCGTCCAGCCGCCGCAGCAGCCGCCCATGTACGTGACGCCGCCGCAGTTGCCCCCAATGTACGTGGACtgcccgctgccgccgcccATCGTCATCGAgctgcccgcgccgccgccgatcGTGAtccagccgccgccgctgcccccTATCTGCGTGCAGCCGCCCGCGCTGCCGCCCATGCCGgtgcagccgccgccgcccgcgcccatCACCGTGCAGCCGCCACCGCAGCCGCCGCTGTGCgtgcagccgccgccgcccgagcCGCTGTGCGTGcaggtgccgccgccgccgcccatgTACGTGCAGCCGCCCCCACCCGCGCCCATCACCGTGCAGCcgccctcgccgccgcccTTCTGCATGCAGCCGCCGCCCGGCCCGCCCATGTGCtaccagccgccgccgccgccctccaTCTGCGTGCAAACAGCGGCGCCGCCCGCCTACCCTGGCGGGTGCGGCTGCGGCTGCGGCTACCAGCCCTCCTCGCTGCCAGTctacctataa